One Porphyromonas pogonae genomic region harbors:
- the rpoB gene encoding DNA-directed RNA polymerase subunit beta, whose protein sequence is MASNQIKPRINFASIKHPLEFPDFLEVQLKSFRDFFQLDTPPERRKKEGLYKVFAENFPIADTRNNFVLEFLDYYVDPPKYSIEECLSRGLTYSVPLKAKLKLYCTDPDHEDFSTVIQDVFLGPIPYMTDSGTFVINGAERVVVSQLHRSPGVFFGTSMHTNRTQLYSARIIPFKGSWIEFATDINNAMYAYIDRKKKLPVTTLLRAIGYETDKQILDLFDLAEEVKVSKANLKKYIGRKLAARVTKTYFDDLSDEDTGEVVSMERITVLVDREVELNDDNIELILESGAKTILLHNEDKSVSDYSIIFNTLQKDPCNSEHDALYYIYRQLRNSEPADDSSAREVITNLFFSDKRYDLGDVGRYRINKKLNLSIDPDTRVLTNEDIIEIIKYLIELVNSKASVDDIDHLSNRRVRTVGEQLYNQFGVGLARMARTVRDRMNVRDNEVFTPVDLVNAKTISSVVNSFFGTNALSQFMDQTNPLAEITHKRRLSALGPGGLSRERAGFEVRDVHYTHYGRLCPIETPEGPNIGLISSLCVYAKINDLGFIATPYRQVSKGVVDFSQEGLHYYTAEEEEEKIVAQGNAPVKEDGSFRNDRVKARFESDFPVVSPDQVDLMDVSPTQIASIAASLIPFLEHDDANRALMGSNMMRQAVPLLRPQAPIVGTGIEAQLVHDSRTQIVAEREGEVVFVDAECIKIKYDRTEEEQFVSFEDPITTYKLPKFRKTNQSTTIDLRPICSKGDRVVKDQVLTEGYSTQAGELALGRNVQVAYMPWKGYNYEDAIVLNERMVREDFFTSVHVDEYVLEVRETKRGLEELTSDIPNVSDEATRNLDENGIVRVGARIGPGDILIGKITPKGESDPTPEEKLLRAIFGDKAGDVKDASLKATPSLHGVIVDTKLFSKAVKKKGRTETKEIVARLDQEFESKQNQLKTSLVDKLVELTANKTSKGVRDYLDTELIKSGAKFNRKDIEALQFNEIQLSDWTDDDHANELIKLVIVNYLKKSKEIDSELRRKKLDETIGDELPAGIVQMAKVYIAKKRKIQVGDKMAGRHGNKGIVSKIVRQEDMPFLEDGTPVDICLNPLGVPSRMNLGQIFEAVLAWAGKTLDVKFATPIFDGASLDDMNEWTDKAGLPRNGKTYLYDGGTGERFDQPATVGVTYFLKLGHMVDDKMHARSIGPYSLITQQPLGGKAQFGGQRFGEMEVWALEAFGASHILQEILTIKSDDVIGRSKAYEAIVKGDPMPTPGIPESLNVLLHELKGLGLSFSLD, encoded by the coding sequence ATGGCCTCAAACCAAATCAAACCGAGAATAAATTTTGCTTCAATTAAACATCCGCTTGAATTCCCGGATTTTCTTGAAGTTCAATTGAAGTCGTTTAGAGACTTCTTTCAATTAGACACTCCTCCGGAAAGGCGTAAGAAAGAGGGTCTATATAAGGTTTTCGCTGAAAACTTCCCTATTGCTGATACTCGTAACAATTTTGTGCTTGAGTTTTTGGATTACTATGTTGATCCTCCCAAGTATTCTATTGAAGAGTGCCTTAGCAGAGGGTTAACTTACAGTGTCCCTCTGAAAGCTAAGCTGAAACTTTATTGTACAGACCCTGATCATGAGGATTTTTCTACTGTGATTCAGGATGTTTTCTTAGGTCCTATTCCTTATATGACCGATTCCGGCACGTTTGTGATAAATGGAGCCGAGCGTGTTGTTGTATCCCAGTTGCACCGCTCTCCGGGCGTGTTCTTCGGGACTAGCATGCATACCAACAGAACTCAGCTTTACTCAGCTCGTATTATTCCTTTCAAGGGCTCTTGGATCGAGTTTGCCACCGATATCAACAACGCTATGTATGCTTATATCGATCGCAAAAAGAAGTTGCCCGTAACTACTCTGCTTCGTGCGATAGGATATGAGACTGATAAGCAGATCTTAGACTTATTTGACTTGGCTGAAGAGGTAAAAGTTTCTAAAGCCAATCTCAAGAAATACATCGGTCGCAAACTCGCGGCCAGAGTTACAAAAACTTACTTTGATGATCTAAGTGATGAAGATACCGGCGAAGTTGTTTCAATGGAGCGTATCACCGTGCTTGTAGATCGTGAAGTGGAGTTGAATGATGATAACATCGAACTCATTTTGGAATCAGGTGCGAAAACAATCTTGCTTCACAATGAAGATAAGAGTGTTTCCGACTATTCGATTATTTTCAATACATTACAAAAAGACCCGTGTAACTCCGAACACGATGCTCTTTATTATATATACAGACAGCTTCGCAACTCTGAGCCTGCCGATGATAGCAGTGCTCGCGAAGTTATTACCAACTTATTCTTCTCTGACAAGAGATATGACTTGGGCGATGTAGGTAGATATAGAATCAATAAGAAACTAAATCTTTCTATCGACCCGGATACCCGTGTCCTCACCAATGAAGATATTATCGAAATCATCAAGTATCTTATAGAGCTTGTAAACTCTAAGGCTTCTGTAGATGATATCGACCACTTGTCCAACCGTCGTGTGCGCACTGTAGGCGAGCAGCTTTATAATCAGTTTGGTGTGGGACTTGCTCGTATGGCGAGAACTGTACGTGACCGTATGAACGTACGCGACAATGAGGTGTTTACTCCCGTAGATCTTGTAAATGCGAAGACTATTTCTTCTGTAGTAAACTCTTTCTTTGGAACCAATGCATTGTCCCAGTTTATGGACCAAACCAACCCGCTTGCCGAAATTACGCACAAGCGTCGTTTGTCGGCCCTCGGCCCCGGAGGTCTTAGCCGTGAGCGTGCAGGTTTTGAGGTTCGTGACGTTCACTATACACATTACGGACGTTTATGTCCTATTGAAACACCTGAAGGTCCTAACATCGGTTTGATATCTTCTTTGTGTGTCTATGCAAAGATCAACGATCTCGGATTTATAGCTACCCCTTATCGTCAGGTGAGCAAGGGTGTTGTTGATTTCTCTCAAGAAGGACTGCACTACTACACTGCCGAAGAAGAAGAAGAGAAGATTGTGGCACAGGGCAACGCTCCGGTAAAAGAAGACGGAAGTTTCAGAAATGATCGTGTTAAAGCACGTTTTGAATCAGACTTCCCCGTTGTTTCACCTGATCAGGTGGACCTTATGGACGTTTCTCCTACGCAAATTGCTTCTATAGCAGCTTCACTTATTCCTTTCCTTGAGCATGACGATGCTAACCGTGCTTTGATGGGATCAAACATGATGCGCCAGGCGGTGCCATTGTTGCGTCCGCAAGCTCCTATTGTTGGTACGGGTATTGAGGCGCAATTGGTTCATGACTCCAGAACACAGATTGTGGCTGAGCGTGAGGGTGAAGTAGTATTTGTAGATGCTGAGTGTATCAAGATCAAATATGATAGAACCGAAGAAGAGCAGTTTGTCAGCTTTGAAGATCCTATCACTACATATAAACTCCCTAAGTTCCGTAAAACCAACCAAAGTACAACTATCGACCTTAGACCCATTTGCTCCAAAGGAGATCGTGTGGTCAAAGATCAAGTTCTTACCGAGGGATATTCTACCCAAGCGGGCGAGTTAGCTCTTGGTCGCAACGTTCAGGTTGCATACATGCCTTGGAAGGGTTACAACTATGAGGATGCTATTGTGCTCAACGAACGTATGGTTCGTGAGGATTTCTTTACCTCTGTTCATGTAGATGAGTACGTGTTGGAAGTTCGTGAGACTAAACGTGGTCTTGAGGAACTTACTTCGGATATTCCTAATGTAAGTGATGAGGCAACTCGTAATCTGGATGAAAACGGTATTGTACGTGTTGGTGCACGCATCGGCCCGGGTGACATCCTCATTGGTAAAATTACACCTAAGGGTGAGTCTGACCCTACTCCGGAAGAAAAACTATTGCGTGCTATATTTGGCGACAAAGCAGGCGATGTAAAAGATGCATCCCTCAAAGCTACACCTTCACTGCACGGTGTCATTGTAGATACTAAATTGTTCTCCAAGGCTGTGAAGAAAAAAGGCCGTACCGAGACTAAAGAGATCGTTGCAAGACTGGATCAGGAGTTCGAGTCAAAACAAAATCAGCTCAAAACTTCTTTGGTTGATAAATTGGTGGAACTTACAGCCAATAAGACATCAAAGGGAGTAAGAGATTATTTGGATACTGAGTTGATTAAATCCGGTGCTAAATTTAACCGCAAGGATATTGAAGCACTTCAATTCAACGAAATACAATTGAGCGACTGGACTGACGACGATCACGCTAATGAGCTTATCAAATTAGTTATTGTAAACTATTTGAAGAAGTCCAAAGAGATTGATTCCGAGTTGCGTCGTAAAAAACTTGATGAGACTATCGGTGACGAGTTACCTGCAGGTATAGTGCAAATGGCCAAAGTTTATATCGCCAAGAAACGTAAGATACAGGTCGGTGATAAGATGGCGGGTCGTCACGGTAACAAAGGTATTGTTTCCAAAATTGTCCGTCAGGAAGATATGCCTTTCTTGGAAGATGGTACTCCTGTAGATATCTGTTTGAACCCGTTGGGTGTGCCTTCACGTATGAACCTCGGGCAGATATTCGAAGCCGTTTTGGCTTGGGCAGGTAAAACTCTCGACGTTAAATTTGCCACACCTATTTTTGACGGTGCTTCATTGGATGATATGAATGAGTGGACCGACAAGGCAGGCTTACCTCGCAATGGTAAAACTTATCTTTATGATGGTGGTACCGGCGAGCGTTTTGACCAGCCGGCTACAGTGGGGGTTACTTACTTCCTCAAGCTTGGTCACATGGTCGATGACAAGATGCACGCCCGTTCTATCGGTCCGTACTCTCTTATTACTCAGCAGCCTTTGGGTGGTAAAGCCCAGTTTGGTGGTCAGCGTTTCGGTGAGATGGAGGTTTGGGCTCTGGAAGCATTTGGAGCATCACATATCTTGCAGGAAATACTCACTATCAAGTCTGATGATGTTATAGGACGTTCCAAAGCATACGAAGCTATAGTGAAAGGCGATCCTATGCCTACACCGGGTATTCCCGAGTCCCTCAATGTGTTATTACATGAGTTGAAGGGATTGGGTCTAAGCTTCTCTTTAGATTAA
- the rplL gene encoding 50S ribosomal protein L7/L12 translates to MADIKAIAEQLVNLTVKEVSELATILKEEYGIEPAAAAVAVAAGPAAAGEVAEEKSSFDVVLKSAGAAKLQVVKAVKEHCGLGLKEAKDLVDAAPSNIKEGVDKDTAEALKKALEEAGAEVELK, encoded by the coding sequence ATGGCAGATATTAAAGCTATTGCTGAACAACTAGTAAATCTTACTGTAAAAGAAGTTAGCGAACTCGCTACTATCCTTAAGGAAGAATATGGTATCGAACCTGCAGCTGCTGCTGTAGCTGTTGCAGCTGGTCCTGCTGCTGCCGGTGAGGTTGCTGAAGAAAAGAGCTCATTCGACGTAGTTCTTAAGAGTGCAGGTGCTGCTAAACTTCAGGTTGTTAAGGCTGTTAAAGAACACTGCGGTCTTGGTTTGAAAGAAGCTAAGGATCTTGTAGACGCAGCTCCTTCTAACATCAAGGAAGGTGTAGATAAGGATACTGCTGAAGCTCTTAAGAAAGCACTCGAAGAAGCAGGTGCTGAAGTAGAGTTGAAGTAA
- the rplJ gene encoding 50S ribosomal protein L10: MRKEDKGLIIEQLKGYINEYPHFYLTDIEALNADKTMALRRACNKSEIKLVVVKNTLLRSALAASEVDFAPIYSVLKGNTAIMFSQSANGPAKLIKDFTKDSKGEGKPQLKAAYAQEGIYVGAQNLDALVSIKSKEELLGDVIALLESPAKNVISALQSAGQTIHGVLKTLEER, encoded by the coding sequence ATGAGAAAGGAAGATAAAGGCTTAATTATAGAGCAACTCAAAGGTTATATCAACGAATATCCTCACTTCTATTTGACGGATATCGAGGCCTTGAATGCTGATAAAACAATGGCCCTCAGAAGAGCTTGTAACAAAAGTGAAATTAAATTGGTGGTGGTGAAGAATACGCTATTGCGTTCGGCTTTGGCTGCCTCTGAAGTGGATTTTGCTCCTATTTACAGCGTATTGAAAGGTAATACTGCGATCATGTTTAGCCAGTCGGCTAATGGCCCTGCTAAGCTGATTAAAGATTTTACCAAAGACTCTAAGGGTGAAGGTAAACCTCAACTCAAAGCTGCGTATGCTCAAGAAGGCATTTACGTAGGTGCTCAGAACTTGGATGCTTTGGTATCTATCAAGAGCAAAGAGGAACTCCTCGGAGACGTTATCGCTTTGTTGGAATCTCCTGCAAAGAACGTTATCTCTGCACTTCAGTCTGCAGGTCAGACTATCCATGGTGTGTTGAAGACCTTGGAAGAAAGATAA
- the rplA gene encoding 50S ribosomal protein L1, with the protein MSKLTKNQKLALGKIEAGKAYTLAEATALVKEITTTKFDASVDVDVRLGVDPRKANQMVRGVVTLPNGTGKQVRVLALCTPDKEAEAKEAGADFVGLDEYIEKIKGGWTDVDVIITMPAIMGKIGALGRVLGPRGLMPNPKSGTVTNDVASAVREVKSGKIDFKVDKTGIIHTSIGKVSFTPEQLKENAQEFISTLIKLKPSSAKGTYVKSIYLSSTMSPGIKVDPKSVED; encoded by the coding sequence ATGAGTAAACTAACAAAAAATCAAAAGTTAGCTTTAGGTAAGATTGAGGCCGGGAAAGCGTACACATTGGCGGAAGCTACTGCGTTGGTGAAAGAAATAACAACCACAAAGTTCGATGCTTCTGTAGATGTTGACGTACGTCTTGGCGTAGATCCTCGTAAAGCTAATCAAATGGTACGTGGCGTGGTAACACTGCCCAACGGTACCGGTAAGCAAGTAAGGGTTCTTGCATTATGTACTCCTGACAAAGAAGCTGAGGCTAAAGAAGCCGGTGCGGACTTTGTTGGATTGGACGAATATATCGAAAAGATAAAAGGCGGATGGACGGATGTTGACGTTATCATTACAATGCCTGCTATCATGGGTAAAATCGGAGCACTGGGTCGTGTACTCGGTCCGAGAGGCTTGATGCCTAACCCTAAGAGCGGTACTGTGACTAATGATGTTGCCTCGGCTGTTCGTGAAGTGAAATCCGGTAAGATTGACTTCAAAGTAGATAAGACTGGTATTATCCATACTTCTATTGGTAAAGTGTCATTTACTCCCGAACAACTTAAGGAGAATGCACAAGAGTTTATCTCTACGCTGATTAAGCTTAAGCCTTCTTCTGCAAAAGGAACATATGTAAAGAGCATTTATCTTTCAAGTACTATGAGTCCCGGTATCAAGGTTGATCCTAAGTCTGTTGAAGATTAA
- the rplK gene encoding 50S ribosomal protein L11 codes for MAKEVAGQIKLQIKGGAANPSPPVGPALGAKGINIMEFCKQFNARTQEKAGKVLPVVITYYADKSFDFIVKTPPVAIQLLEASKQKSGSAEPNRKKVAEITWDQVRAIAEDKLVDLNCFSVEAAMKMVAGTARSMGITIKGDFPG; via the coding sequence ATGGCTAAAGAAGTTGCTGGACAAATAAAATTGCAAATTAAGGGAGGAGCTGCAAACCCTTCTCCCCCCGTTGGACCTGCATTGGGTGCCAAGGGTATCAATATTATGGAGTTTTGCAAGCAATTCAATGCCAGAACCCAAGAGAAAGCCGGTAAAGTATTACCAGTAGTAATTACTTACTATGCTGACAAGTCTTTTGATTTCATCGTTAAGACCCCTCCTGTGGCAATACAATTGCTCGAAGCTTCAAAGCAGAAGAGTGGTTCAGCCGAGCCTAATCGTAAGAAGGTGGCTGAAATTACATGGGATCAGGTTCGTGCGATTGCTGAAGACAAGCTTGTTGATCTTAACTGCTTCTCTGTAGAAGCTGCTATGAAAATGGTAGCCGGTACAGCTAGAAGTATGGGTATTACGATTAAAGGGGATTTTCCCGGGTAA
- the nusG gene encoding transcription termination/antitermination protein NusG — protein MSDADKKFYVLRAISGKENKVKEYLEAEMKNSDLGNYLFRVIIPTEKVVAQRAGKKVVKERPYLPGYILIEAALVGEVTHQLRNTPNVIGFLGDGAPVPLRKSEVDRILGKADQMADMEGDYDVNFLVGDTVKVIDGAFSGFEAAVEEVNSDKKKLKVMVKIFGRKTPLELSYAQVEKE, from the coding sequence ATGTCAGACGCTGATAAAAAATTTTATGTTCTCCGTGCCATCAGTGGCAAAGAGAATAAAGTGAAAGAATATCTGGAAGCGGAAATGAAGAACAGCGATTTGGGTAATTATCTTTTTCGTGTGATTATTCCCACAGAAAAGGTAGTGGCTCAGAGAGCGGGCAAGAAGGTTGTAAAGGAACGCCCATATTTACCGGGGTACATCTTGATCGAAGCTGCCTTGGTAGGTGAAGTAACGCACCAACTGAGGAACACTCCCAACGTGATTGGTTTTTTGGGTGACGGTGCTCCTGTGCCGTTGCGCAAGTCTGAAGTGGATAGAATCCTCGGTAAGGCAGACCAAATGGCGGATATGGAAGGCGATTATGATGTAAACTTCCTCGTGGGCGATACCGTCAAAGTTATTGACGGTGCATTCAGCGGCTTTGAAGCTGCTGTAGAGGAGGTTAATTCCGATAAAAAGAAACTTAAAGTGATGGTGAAGATTTTCGGAAGAAAAACTCCGCTTGAACTGAGTTATGCTCAAGTAGAGAAAGAGTAG
- the secE gene encoding preprotein translocase subunit SecE produces MKLLRNTGSYIMDSYNELAHKVSWPSRSELTNSAIVVMIASLIIAIFVYLVDLGFREIIDVIYSLILR; encoded by the coding sequence ATGAAACTATTAAGAAATACGGGATCCTATATTATGGATTCCTATAACGAGCTTGCTCATAAAGTTTCTTGGCCCTCTCGCTCCGAGTTGACCAATAGTGCTATCGTAGTGATGATTGCTTCCCTTATCATTGCGATATTTGTCTATTTAGTGGACTTGGGCTTCCGTGAAATCATTGATGTGATTTATAGTTTGATTCTTCGTTAA
- the tuf gene encoding elongation factor Tu translates to MAKEHFNRSKPHVNIGTIGHVDHGKTTLTAAITTVLAKKGLSELRSFDSIDNAPEEKERGITINTSHVEYETANRHYAHVDCPGHADYVKNMVTGAAQMDGAIIVVAATDGPMPQTREHILLARQVNVPRLVVFMNKCDMVDDEEMLELVEMDMRELLSFYNFDGDNTPIIRGSALGALNGEAVWEDKVMELMDAVDTWIPLPPRDVDKPFLMPIEDVFSITGRGTVATGRIETGIIHTSDEVQIIGLGAEGMKSVVTGVEMFRKILDEGQAGDNVGLLLRGIDKDQIKRGMVIAKPGQVTPHKHFKAEVYILKKEEGGRHTPFHNKYRPQFYIRTLDVTGEITLPEGTEMVMPGDNVTIDVELIYPVACNVGLRFAIREGGRTVGAGQITELVD, encoded by the coding sequence ATGGCAAAAGAACACTTTAACAGATCGAAACCACACGTAAATATTGGTACGATCGGTCACGTGGACCACGGTAAGACTACCTTGACTGCGGCTATCACTACAGTTTTGGCTAAGAAAGGTTTGTCTGAGTTGCGTTCATTCGATTCAATTGACAATGCTCCTGAAGAAAAGGAACGCGGTATCACAATCAATACTTCGCACGTAGAGTACGAAACTGCTAACCGTCACTATGCTCACGTTGACTGTCCGGGTCACGCTGACTACGTGAAGAACATGGTTACCGGTGCTGCTCAGATGGACGGTGCTATCATTGTAGTAGCTGCTACTGATGGTCCTATGCCTCAGACTCGTGAGCACATCCTGCTCGCTCGTCAGGTGAACGTGCCTCGCTTGGTTGTATTCATGAACAAATGCGACATGGTTGATGATGAGGAAATGCTTGAGCTTGTTGAAATGGACATGCGTGAGCTTCTTTCATTCTACAACTTTGACGGTGATAATACTCCTATTATCCGTGGTTCTGCCCTGGGAGCCCTTAATGGTGAAGCCGTATGGGAAGACAAGGTTATGGAGCTTATGGATGCAGTAGATACTTGGATTCCATTGCCTCCGCGTGATGTTGATAAACCTTTCTTGATGCCTATCGAAGACGTGTTCTCTATCACTGGTCGTGGTACTGTAGCTACAGGTCGTATCGAAACCGGTATTATTCACACTTCTGACGAAGTTCAGATCATCGGTCTTGGTGCTGAAGGTATGAAGTCAGTGGTAACAGGTGTTGAGATGTTCCGTAAGATTCTTGACGAAGGTCAAGCAGGTGACAACGTAGGTCTTCTTCTTCGTGGTATCGATAAAGATCAGATCAAGCGTGGTATGGTTATCGCTAAACCTGGTCAGGTTACTCCTCACAAGCACTTCAAGGCTGAGGTTTATATCTTGAAGAAAGAAGAAGGTGGTCGTCACACTCCGTTCCACAACAAATATCGCCCTCAATTCTACATCCGTACTTTGGATGTAACAGGTGAGATTACTCTTCCTGAAGGAACAGAGATGGTAATGCCTGGTGACAACGTGACTATCGACGTAGAACTTATCTACCCGGTTGCATGTAACGTAGGTCTTCGCTTCGCTATCCGTGAAGGTGGTCGTACAGTTGGTGCAGGTCAGATCACTGAACTTGTTGACTAA
- the hpf gene encoding ribosome hibernation-promoting factor, HPF/YfiA family, giving the protein MLHSSIIEFCSYLSAERNYSPVTVKAYKDDLGRYCVFVANYLSEPFAPGSGDADLARAWLSHMIKEGQSPASVGRRLSSLKSYYKYLVKSGVLEGSPVALLKGPKRERPLPVYVPQKEVEALLDTGDEEPTDFIGVRDRLIIELIYETGMRRSEVSSLMDTDIDMGKRVIRVHGKGNKERLIPFGQRLYTMINNWMQIKAEKVVFSKSFFLSLKGEPMKTGQVYQVVHRMLASVPNLSRRGPHALRHSFATDLLNQGADLMAVKELLGHSSISTTVQYTHTSFRQLREMYNAHPRAQNFIKAMDVRIQSLHFDASDQLKEFIEKKLNKLTHFVDGIQAAEVILKVVKPEAAQNKDASIKLIVDGYDLFAQKISDTFEESIDLSIDALKKQLVKRKETLNGKK; this is encoded by the coding sequence ATGTTGCACTCTTCTATAATCGAATTTTGCAGTTACCTCTCGGCAGAGCGGAACTACTCGCCTGTCACCGTCAAAGCTTATAAAGATGATTTGGGACGCTATTGCGTCTTTGTGGCTAACTATCTGTCCGAGCCTTTTGCGCCGGGGAGTGGCGATGCCGATCTTGCCCGTGCATGGCTCTCGCATATGATCAAAGAGGGCCAGAGCCCCGCATCTGTGGGGCGACGCTTGAGTTCACTCAAGAGCTATTATAAGTATTTGGTAAAGTCTGGTGTGCTGGAGGGGAGCCCTGTGGCTTTGCTCAAAGGCCCCAAGAGAGAGCGTCCTTTGCCGGTATATGTGCCTCAGAAAGAGGTGGAGGCATTGTTGGATACGGGAGATGAGGAGCCGACAGACTTTATAGGAGTGAGAGATCGTCTGATCATAGAATTGATATATGAGACCGGAATGAGACGCTCTGAGGTGAGCAGTCTTATGGATACTGATATAGACATGGGCAAGAGGGTAATCAGGGTTCATGGCAAGGGCAATAAAGAGAGGCTTATTCCGTTTGGGCAACGTTTGTATACAATGATTAACAATTGGATGCAAATTAAGGCCGAAAAAGTTGTTTTTTCTAAATCCTTTTTTCTATCTTTGAAAGGAGAGCCAATGAAAACAGGTCAGGTATATCAGGTGGTGCACCGTATGCTTGCTTCCGTGCCCAATCTCTCGCGACGCGGCCCTCACGCCCTGAGGCATTCATTTGCAACAGACCTACTCAATCAAGGCGCTGATCTAATGGCTGTGAAAGAGTTGTTGGGACATTCGAGCATATCTACCACGGTGCAATATACTCATACTTCATTCAGGCAGCTCAGAGAAATGTATAACGCTCATCCAAGAGCACAAAACTTTATAAAAGCTATGGACGTTAGAATTCAATCGTTGCATTTCGATGCAAGCGACCAACTGAAAGAGTTTATTGAGAAGAAATTGAATAAATTAACTCATTTTGTAGATGGTATTCAGGCTGCTGAAGTAATCCTCAAGGTGGTAAAGCCGGAGGCAGCACAAAATAAAGATGCGTCTATAAAACTTATTGTTGACGGATACGACCTATTTGCTCAAAAGATAAGTGATACCTTTGAGGAATCCATAGATCTGTCCATCGATGCCTTGAAAAAACAGCTTGTAAAGAGAAAAGAGACATTGAACGGCAAAAAGTAA
- the rpsU gene encoding 30S ribosomal protein S21: MIVVPLKEGENIERALKRFKRKFEKTGAVRELRARQAFTKPSVAKRKKMEKAVYVKQLQQQED; encoded by the coding sequence ATGATCGTAGTTCCATTGAAAGAGGGCGAAAACATTGAAAGAGCTCTGAAGAGATTTAAAAGAAAGTTTGAGAAAACAGGTGCTGTACGTGAGCTGAGAGCTCGTCAAGCTTTCACTAAACCTTCTGTGGCCAAGCGTAAGAAAATGGAAAAAGCCGTTTACGTAAAGCAACTGCAACAACAGGAAGATTAA
- a CDS encoding MATE family efflux transporter, translated as MDSKQAYQLEHENIPKLLMHYTIPAVVGTMVNALYNIVDRIFIGQGVGEFAISGLALTFPILIFLQAFGMLIGAGASARVSILLGQHDRDGAERILGNAIVLTIITQVLTIIPCLVFMEPLLRLFGASERTLPYAYDYLKYIIPANIFASLSFGYNAIMRASGYPRKAMITMLIGAVTNTLLDALFIFVFKWGIDGAAIATVISMFISAVYVMSHFFSKSSIIRFRRSNLRLSWEQICAIISIGVAPFSIQLLGSAVNIIINRSFVAYAGSEVMADRAIGAYGIVNSYVTLIVMIILGVAQGMQPVVGYNYGAMQIKRVIKAFKICAIVNVSVSTLGMILALLIPYFLSNMFTTSVMMTEVSGNAMRLCLWGFFCVGFQITSTQFFQSTGYAGKAMVLSLSRQVIFLIPLILILPKMWQLEGVWLSMPISDVLSGVMAIVMITAQLKYLNSFPDASDLREEELMKEGI; from the coding sequence ATGGACTCTAAACAGGCCTATCAATTAGAGCACGAAAACATACCCAAGCTGCTCATGCATTACACTATACCGGCAGTAGTGGGCACTATGGTTAATGCTCTATATAATATAGTAGACAGGATATTCATAGGACAAGGAGTGGGAGAGTTTGCTATCTCGGGATTGGCTCTCACGTTTCCTATCCTGATTTTCCTACAGGCCTTCGGGATGCTTATAGGTGCGGGAGCTTCCGCCAGAGTATCTATCCTACTGGGCCAACATGACCGTGACGGAGCAGAGAGGATACTGGGCAATGCTATCGTGCTTACGATAATCACACAAGTACTCACTATCATCCCATGCCTTGTATTCATGGAGCCTCTGCTCAGACTATTCGGAGCCAGCGAGCGCACCTTGCCCTATGCCTACGACTACCTCAAGTATATCATCCCCGCCAATATATTTGCATCGCTCAGCTTCGGGTACAATGCCATCATGAGAGCATCGGGATACCCACGCAAAGCTATGATCACGATGCTTATAGGTGCAGTGACCAATACCTTGCTGGATGCCCTCTTTATCTTTGTATTCAAGTGGGGTATTGATGGGGCAGCCATAGCCACGGTAATATCCATGTTTATCTCCGCGGTGTATGTGATGTCACACTTCTTCAGCAAGTCCAGCATCATACGCTTCCGTCGCTCCAACCTAAGGCTCTCATGGGAGCAAATCTGTGCTATTATCTCTATAGGTGTAGCACCCTTTTCTATACAACTTCTGGGTAGCGCAGTAAATATTATTATCAATCGCTCCTTTGTAGCGTATGCCGGCTCGGAAGTCATGGCAGACAGAGCCATAGGCGCATACGGCATAGTCAATAGTTATGTCACGCTCATAGTCATGATCATACTGGGAGTAGCTCAGGGTATGCAACCGGTAGTGGGTTATAATTACGGAGCCATGCAAATAAAAAGAGTTATCAAAGCGTTTAAAATATGTGCTATTGTGAATGTAAGCGTATCCACACTGGGTATGATATTAGCGCTTCTTATCCCCTACTTCCTTTCTAATATGTTTACCACCAGCGTGATGATGACTGAAGTTTCGGGAAATGCCATGCGTCTATGTCTCTGGGGCTTCTTCTGCGTGGGATTCCAAATTACATCTACACAGTTTTTCCAAAGCACGGGTTACGCAGGCAAAGCTATGGTGCTTAGCCTCTCGAGACAGGTTATATTCCTGATCCCTCTGATCCTCATACTGCCCAAGATGTGGCAGCTTGAGGGAGTTTGGCTATCTATGCCCATATCCGATGTACTATCCGGTGTGATGGCTATAGTCATGATTACGGCTCAACTGAAATATTTAAACAGTTTTCCTGATGCTTCTGATCTTAGGGAAGAAGAGTTGATGAAGGAAGGCATCTAA